In Myotis daubentonii chromosome 10, mMyoDau2.1, whole genome shotgun sequence, one genomic interval encodes:
- the DNAJB6 gene encoding dnaJ homolog subfamily B member 6 isoform X11, with the protein MVEVEVEVELTSTTRSSSASHSGTQMMCSGNFLVEGTRFHSTSLTHLTTSLGLGGVRVGAGTGEPPRSSPPSRGSRLSAEGFRLLIQVSNPKILLLVTGFTSFGSIGHGGLTSFSSTSFGGSGMGNFKSVSTSTKIVNGRKITTKRIVENGQERVEVEEDGQLKSLTINGVADEDAFREACRLRGQHALPEQPASTSARPLKSHRPTPPPKHEDEDDPGRHRAASHWDPSAFSAACRLISDVTPVCPCTAQEPASGQETEGSGFCVSRAPAGLKEGGKRKKQKHRDESKKKKSTKGQH; encoded by the exons atggtggaggtggaggtggag GTGGAATTAACTTCGACAACCCGTTCGAGTTCGGCTTCACATTCCGGAACCCAGATGATGTGTTCAGGGAATTTTTTGGTGGAAGGGACCCGTTTTCATTCGACTTCTTTG ACCCATTTGACGACTTCTTTGGGACTCGGCGGGGTCCGCGTGGGAGCAGGAACCGGGGAACCACCTCGTTCTTCTCCGCCTTCACGGGGTTCCCGGCTTTCGGCGGAGGGTTTCCGTCTTTTGATACAGGTATCAAATCCCAAGATTTTACTTCTGGTAACTG GATTTACTTCCTTCGGGTCAATAGGTCATGGAGGTCTCACGTCATTCTCTTCGACGTCATTTGGTGGTAGTGGGATGGGCAACTTCAAGTCCGTGTCGACTTCTACCAAAATTGTTAATGGAAGAAAAATCACTACAAAGAG AATTGTCGAGAACGGTCAAGAAAGAGTAGAAGTTGAAGAAGACGGCCAGTTAAAGTCCTTGACGATAAATG GTGTGGCCGACGAGGACGCCTTCCGGGAGGCCTGCCGGCTCCGAGGCCAGCACGCGCTGCCCGAGCAGCCCGCCAGCACCAGCGCCCGCCCTCTGAAGTCGCACAGGCCCACTCCACCACCCAAGCACGAGGACGAGGACGACCCGGGCCGCCATCGGGCCGCCAGCCACTGGGACCCCTCCGCCTTCTCAGCAG CTTGCCGGCTCATTTCTGACGTCACGCCCGTGTGTCCTTGCACAGCCCAAGAGCCAGCAAGTGGCCAGGAGACTGAGGGGTCGGGCTTTTGCGTGAGTCGCGCTCCCGCAG
- the DNAJB6 gene encoding dnaJ homolog subfamily B member 6 isoform X12 has protein sequence MVEVEVELTSTTRSSSASHSGTQMMCSGNFLVEGTRFHSTSLKTHLTTSLGLGGVRVGAGTGEPPRSSPPSRGSRLSAEGFRLLIQVSNPKILLLVTGFTSFGSIGHGGLTSFSSTSFGGSGMGNFKSVSTSTKIVNGRKITTKRIVENGQERVEVEEDGQLKSLTINGVADEDAFREACRLRGQHALPEQPASTSARPLKSHRPTPPPKHEDEDDPGRHRAASHWDPSAFSAACRLISDVTPVCPCTAQEPASGQETEGSGFCVSRAPAGLKEGGKRKKQKHRDESKKKKSTKGQH, from the exons atggtggaggtggag GTGGAATTAACTTCGACAACCCGTTCGAGTTCGGCTTCACATTCCGGAACCCAGATGATGTGTTCAGGGAATTTTTTGGTGGAAGGGACCCGTTTTCATTCGACTTCTTTG AAGACCCATTTGACGACTTCTTTGGGACTCGGCGGGGTCCGCGTGGGAGCAGGAACCGGGGAACCACCTCGTTCTTCTCCGCCTTCACGGGGTTCCCGGCTTTCGGCGGAGGGTTTCCGTCTTTTGATACAGGTATCAAATCCCAAGATTTTACTTCTGGTAACTG GATTTACTTCCTTCGGGTCAATAGGTCATGGAGGTCTCACGTCATTCTCTTCGACGTCATTTGGTGGTAGTGGGATGGGCAACTTCAAGTCCGTGTCGACTTCTACCAAAATTGTTAATGGAAGAAAAATCACTACAAAGAG AATTGTCGAGAACGGTCAAGAAAGAGTAGAAGTTGAAGAAGACGGCCAGTTAAAGTCCTTGACGATAAATG GTGTGGCCGACGAGGACGCCTTCCGGGAGGCCTGCCGGCTCCGAGGCCAGCACGCGCTGCCCGAGCAGCCCGCCAGCACCAGCGCCCGCCCTCTGAAGTCGCACAGGCCCACTCCACCACCCAAGCACGAGGACGAGGACGACCCGGGCCGCCATCGGGCCGCCAGCCACTGGGACCCCTCCGCCTTCTCAGCAG CTTGCCGGCTCATTTCTGACGTCACGCCCGTGTGTCCTTGCACAGCCCAAGAGCCAGCAAGTGGCCAGGAGACTGAGGGGTCGGGCTTTTGCGTGAGTCGCGCTCCCGCAG
- the DNAJB6 gene encoding dnaJ homolog subfamily B member 6 isoform X13: MVEVEVELTSTTRSSSASHSGTQMMCSGNFLVEGTRFHSTSLTHLTTSLGLGGVRVGAGTGEPPRSSPPSRGSRLSAEGFRLLIQVSNPKILLLVTGFTSFGSIGHGGLTSFSSTSFGGSGMGNFKSVSTSTKIVNGRKITTKRIVENGQERVEVEEDGQLKSLTINGVADEDAFREACRLRGQHALPEQPASTSARPLKSHRPTPPPKHEDEDDPGRHRAASHWDPSAFSAACRLISDVTPVCPCTAQEPASGQETEGSGFCVSRAPAGLKEGGKRKKQKHRDESKKKKSTKGQH, from the exons atggtggaggtggag GTGGAATTAACTTCGACAACCCGTTCGAGTTCGGCTTCACATTCCGGAACCCAGATGATGTGTTCAGGGAATTTTTTGGTGGAAGGGACCCGTTTTCATTCGACTTCTTTG ACCCATTTGACGACTTCTTTGGGACTCGGCGGGGTCCGCGTGGGAGCAGGAACCGGGGAACCACCTCGTTCTTCTCCGCCTTCACGGGGTTCCCGGCTTTCGGCGGAGGGTTTCCGTCTTTTGATACAGGTATCAAATCCCAAGATTTTACTTCTGGTAACTG GATTTACTTCCTTCGGGTCAATAGGTCATGGAGGTCTCACGTCATTCTCTTCGACGTCATTTGGTGGTAGTGGGATGGGCAACTTCAAGTCCGTGTCGACTTCTACCAAAATTGTTAATGGAAGAAAAATCACTACAAAGAG AATTGTCGAGAACGGTCAAGAAAGAGTAGAAGTTGAAGAAGACGGCCAGTTAAAGTCCTTGACGATAAATG GTGTGGCCGACGAGGACGCCTTCCGGGAGGCCTGCCGGCTCCGAGGCCAGCACGCGCTGCCCGAGCAGCCCGCCAGCACCAGCGCCCGCCCTCTGAAGTCGCACAGGCCCACTCCACCACCCAAGCACGAGGACGAGGACGACCCGGGCCGCCATCGGGCCGCCAGCCACTGGGACCCCTCCGCCTTCTCAGCAG CTTGCCGGCTCATTTCTGACGTCACGCCCGTGTGTCCTTGCACAGCCCAAGAGCCAGCAAGTGGCCAGGAGACTGAGGGGTCGGGCTTTTGCGTGAGTCGCGCTCCCGCAG
- the DNAJB6 gene encoding dnaJ homolog subfamily B member 6 isoform X10 yields MVEVEVEVELTSTTRSSSASHSGTQMMCSGNFLVEGTRFHSTSLKTHLTTSLGLGGVRVGAGTGEPPRSSPPSRGSRLSAEGFRLLIQVSNPKILLLVTGFTSFGSIGHGGLTSFSSTSFGGSGMGNFKSVSTSTKIVNGRKITTKRIVENGQERVEVEEDGQLKSLTINGVADEDAFREACRLRGQHALPEQPASTSARPLKSHRPTPPPKHEDEDDPGRHRAASHWDPSAFSAACRLISDVTPVCPCTAQEPASGQETEGSGFCVSRAPAGLKEGGKRKKQKHRDESKKKKSTKGQH; encoded by the exons atggtggaggtggaggtggag GTGGAATTAACTTCGACAACCCGTTCGAGTTCGGCTTCACATTCCGGAACCCAGATGATGTGTTCAGGGAATTTTTTGGTGGAAGGGACCCGTTTTCATTCGACTTCTTTG AAGACCCATTTGACGACTTCTTTGGGACTCGGCGGGGTCCGCGTGGGAGCAGGAACCGGGGAACCACCTCGTTCTTCTCCGCCTTCACGGGGTTCCCGGCTTTCGGCGGAGGGTTTCCGTCTTTTGATACAGGTATCAAATCCCAAGATTTTACTTCTGGTAACTG GATTTACTTCCTTCGGGTCAATAGGTCATGGAGGTCTCACGTCATTCTCTTCGACGTCATTTGGTGGTAGTGGGATGGGCAACTTCAAGTCCGTGTCGACTTCTACCAAAATTGTTAATGGAAGAAAAATCACTACAAAGAG AATTGTCGAGAACGGTCAAGAAAGAGTAGAAGTTGAAGAAGACGGCCAGTTAAAGTCCTTGACGATAAATG GTGTGGCCGACGAGGACGCCTTCCGGGAGGCCTGCCGGCTCCGAGGCCAGCACGCGCTGCCCGAGCAGCCCGCCAGCACCAGCGCCCGCCCTCTGAAGTCGCACAGGCCCACTCCACCACCCAAGCACGAGGACGAGGACGACCCGGGCCGCCATCGGGCCGCCAGCCACTGGGACCCCTCCGCCTTCTCAGCAG CTTGCCGGCTCATTTCTGACGTCACGCCCGTGTGTCCTTGCACAGCCCAAGAGCCAGCAAGTGGCCAGGAGACTGAGGGGTCGGGCTTTTGCGTGAGTCGCGCTCCCGCAG